One segment of Colius striatus isolate bColStr4 chromosome 11, bColStr4.1.hap1, whole genome shotgun sequence DNA contains the following:
- the TTLL4 gene encoding tubulin monoglutamylase TTLL4 isoform X1: MTDSLVPHVQWLYMASAGLERANLGPEQEKSIGLESGTLLAVGAQPHWAWHLAQQQAKPICNLEKYVSALQSGSPLPSGIPLQQSCCLHSPSLCQAAPAEDVAPGGSSLPCQRPCLRLKPPVDFPFQSPPQPGSAMGKMMSSFLMEPCLLPVLVEERSGTGLKGSAISSDREASSSYRTMLNNNSFLQPSSAQVPLLQSLEIKKVTNTPSSPTASWPHSRDTGDSCPGSLVTEVVKSRDLVLEQTAVPSLTPAPSSVILGKEQCSWEDAERTHSLREQELAVRLTEAVQQPASQTASCAGFARPVHSSGFGNVGSPCLWEGEWGQHRVAQLAPKGAVALLNLEPGSPGLHSHLSLTDTSAAGVCTEHVSDSAHCSPVAEPPHLAAVSEVVTRMSTIRLEKEETWAQAALPGKLCVTAEQLPLELSHPQDEVEEELLDGLDESCSQEEDEDSDLDASSVAGISSRGSLALVSRNCIKCPAQPDEAQEKVLKPALVCSLFPNVPPTIYFSTRDERVEKLPWEQRKLLRWKMCAVTPNIVKQTVGRSHFRVSTKSNDWLGCWGHHMKSSSFRAIKEHQKLNHFPGSFQIGRKDRLWRNLLKMQARCGKKEFNFFPQSFILPQDIKLLKKAWEEGASRQKWIVKPPASARGIGIQVIHKWSQLPKRRPLLVQRYLHKPYLIGGKKFDLRIYVYVPCYDPLRVYLFQDGLVRFASCKYSSSMKSLSNKFVHLTNYSVNKKNAEYKSNSDETACQGHKWALKALWSYLTQKGVNSEAIWEKIKDIVIKTIIASEPYVNSLLKMYVRRPYCCHELFGFDIMLDENLKPWILEVNISPSLHSSSPLDVSIKGHMIRDLLNLAGFVLPSTASVASGLQTQNGSTCSLGSALKEKPKPASEHFIAEKMKKAYYLTQKIPDQDFYSSVLDTLTPGDVRVLVETEDEYSRRGQFERVFPSHGSMRYLRFFEQPRYFNILLTQWELKYCSNKQKGLELLKNWCVKGYHAGAGTESAQMWSLPKSFLLQKSDVPSNSFSKLELGKLGTGSPLSCSALLPAAAEDLGRCREPGPAHNLPLNKCTAGAGQKPTGCLSDAALVL; this comes from the exons ATGACTGACTCACTTGTGCCTCATGTGCAATGGCTCTACATGGCCTCTGCAGGACTAGAACGTGCTAATCTGGGCCCCGAACAGGAGAAGAGCATCGGGCTGGAGTCAGGCACCCTCCTGGCAGTGGGAGCTCAGCCACACTGGGCCTGGCACCTCGCTCAGCAGCAGGCGAAACCCATCTGCAATTTGGAGAAGTATGTGAGTGCTCTCCAGAGTggcagcccattgccctcagggATCCCTCTGCAGCagtcctgctgcctgcactCACCCTCACTatgccaggcagcccctgctGAGGATGTGGCCCCAGGTGGGAGCTCGCTGCCCTGCCAGCGCCCCTGCCTCAGACTCAAGCCCCCTGTAGACTTTCCTTTCCAAAGCCCTCCGCAGCCCGGCTCTGCCATGGGAAAGATGATGTCTTCCTTTCTGATggagccctgcctgctgcctgtgctggtggAGGAGCGCTCTGGGACTGGGCTCAAAGGCTCTGCCATCAGCTCAGATCGGGAGGCTTCCAGCTCCTACAGAACAATGCTCAATAACAACTCCTTTCTACAGCCAAGCAGTGCTCAAGTGCCTTTGCTGCAGTCACTGGAGATCAAGAAGGTGACAAACACTCCCAGTTCCCCTACTGCCTCATGGCCCCACTCCAGGGACACTGGAGacagctgccctgggagctTGGTCACTGAGGTGGTAAAAAGCAGGGATCTGGTGTTGGAGCAAACCGCAGTCCCCTCCCTGACCCCCGCGCCCAGCAGTGTGATCCTCGGGAAGGAGCAGTGCTCGTGGGAGGATGCTGAGAGGACACATAGCTTAAGAGAGCAGGAGCTGGCGGTCAGGCTGACAGAGGCTGtgcagcagccagccagccagactGCCTCATGTGCCGGATTTGCACGCCCAGTCCACAGCTCTGGCTTTGGGAACGTGGGCAGCCCGTGCCTCTGGGAGGGCGAGTGGGGACAGCACAGGGTGGCACAGCTCGCCCCGAAAGGAGCTGTGGCTCTGCTGAACCTGGAGCCGGGCAGCCCTGGCCTTCACAGCCACTTGAGCCTTACGGACACCAGTGCTGCCGGTGTCTGCACCGAGCACGTCTCAGACTCTGCCCACTGCTCACCCGTGGCAGAGCCCCCACACCTCGCTGCTGTGTCTGAAGTGGTGACTCGGATGTCCACCATCCGactggagaaagaggagacGTGGGCCCAGGCTGCACTGCCGGGAAAGCTGTG TGTCACTGCTGAGCAATTGCCACTGGAGCTGAGCCATCCTCAGGATGAAGTGGAAGAAGAGCTTCTTGATGGCCTGGATGAGAGCTGCAGTCAGGAGGAGGACGAGGACA GTGACTTGGATGCTTCCTCTGTGGCCGGCATCTCATCCAGAGGCTCCCTGGCTCTTGTGTCCAG GAACTGCATCAagtgcccagcccagcccgATGAGGCTCAGGAGAAAGTGCTCAAACCAGCTCTTGTCTGCAGTTTATTCCCTAATGTGCCTCCAACCATCTACTTCAGTACACGTGATGAGAGAG TGGAAAAGCTGCCTTGGGAGCAGAGGAAGCTGCTGCGATGGAAAATGTGTGCAGTCACACCGAACATAGTGAAGCAAACTGTTGGCAGGTCTCACTTCAGAGTCAGCACAA AAAGCAATGACTGGCTGGGTTGCTGGGGCCACCACATGAAATCCTCCAGCTTCAGAGCCATCAAGGAGCACCAGAAG CTAAACCACTTCCCCGGTTCATTTCAAATCGGGAGAAAGGACCGTCTGTGGCGCAACCTGTTGAAGATGCAGGCTCGCTGTGGCAAGAAGGAGTTCAACTTCTTCCCCCAGTCCTTCATCCTGCCCCAGGACATCAAATTACTCAAGAAAGCATGGGAGGAAGGAGCTAGCCGCCAGAAATGGATTGTGAAACCC cCAGCATCAGCAAGAGGCATTGGTATCCAGGTCATCCACAAATGGAGTCAGCTCCCCAAAAGGAGACCGCTGCTGGTACAGAG GTATCTGCACAAACCCTACCTCATTGGAGGGAAGAAGTTTGACCTGAGGATCTATGTTTACGTCCCTTGCTACGATCCCCTCAGGGTGTACCTGTTCCAGGATGGATTGGTTCGCTTTGCCAGCTGCAA GTACTCCTCCTCAATGAAGAGCCTCAGCAACAAGTTCGTGCACTTGACCAACTACAGCGTGAACAAGAAGAACGCAGAGTACAAGTCCAATTCAGATGAGACTGCTTGTCAGGGACACAAATG GGCACTCAAAGCTCTCTGGAGTTACCTGACCCAGAAGGGAGTTAATAGCGAGGCCATCTGGGAGAAGATTAAGGACATCGTTATCAAAACCATCATCGC ATCCGAGCCCTACGTCAACAGCTTGCTGAAGATGTACGTGCGGCGGCCGTACTGTTGCCATGAGCTGTTTGGGTTTGATATCATGCTGGATGAAAACCTCAAACCCTGGATCTTAGAGGTCAACATTTCCCCAAG cctccacTCCAGCTCCCCACTGGACGTGAGCATCAAGGGCCATATGATCCGGGACCTCCTCAACCTCGCCGGCTTCGttctgcccagcacagccagcgTGGCCTCAGGGTTGCAGACACAGAATGGTTCTACCTGCAG TCTGGGCAGTGCTTTGAAGGAGAAGCCCAAGCCAGCATCTGAGCATTTCATAGCAGAGAAGATGAAGAAGGCCTATTACTTAACGCAGAAGATACCTGACCAG gatttttattcttctgtgtTGGACACGCTGACCCCAGGCGACGTCCGTGTCCTGGTGGAGACGGAGGACGAGTACTCGCGGCGCGGGCAGTTCGAGCGGGTGTTCCCCAGCCACGGCTCCATGCGCTACCTGCGCTTCTTTGAGCAGCCCCGATACTTCAACATCCTGCTCACCCAGTGGGAGCTCAAGTACTGCTCGAACAAACAGAAAG
- the TTLL4 gene encoding tubulin monoglutamylase TTLL4 isoform X2, producing MTDSLVPHVQWLYMASAGLERANLGPEQEKSIGLESGTLLAVGAQPHWAWHLAQQQAKPICNLEKYVSALQSGSPLPSGIPLQQSCCLHSPSLCQAAPAEDVAPGGSSLPCQRPCLRLKPPVDFPFQSPPQPGSAMGKMMSSFLMEPCLLPVLVEERSGTGLKGSAISSDREASSSYRTMLNNNSFLQPSSAQVPLLQSLEIKKVTNTPSSPTASWPHSRDTGDSCPGSLVTEVVKSRDLVLEQTAVPSLTPAPSSVILGKEQCSWEDAERTHSLREQELAVRLTEAVQQPASQTASCAGFARPVHSSGFGNVGSPCLWEGEWGQHRVAQLAPKGAVALLNLEPGSPGLHSHLSLTDTSAAGVCTEHVSDSAHCSPVAEPPHLAAVSEVVTRMSTIRLEKEETWAQAALPGKLCVTAEQLPLELSHPQDEVEEELLDGLDESCSQEEDEDSDLDASSVAGISSRGSLALVSRNCIKCPAQPDEAQEKVLKPALVCSLFPNVPPTIYFSTRDERVEKLPWEQRKLLRWKMCAVTPNIVKQTVGRSHFRVSTKSNDWLGCWGHHMKSSSFRAIKEHQKLNHFPGSFQIGRKDRLWRNLLKMQARCGKKEFNFFPQSFILPQDIKLLKKAWEEGASRQKWIVKPPASARGIGIQVIHKWSQLPKRRPLLVQRYLHKPYLIGGKKFDLRIYVYVPCYDPLRVYLFQDGLVRFASCKYSSSMKSLSNKFVHLTNYSVNKKNAEYKSNSDETACQGHKWALKALWSYLTQKGVNSEAIWEKIKDIVIKTIIASEPYVNSLLKMYVRRPYCCHELFGFDIMLDENLKPWILEVNISPSLHSSSPLDVSIKGHMIRDLLNLAGFVLPSTASVASGLQTQNGSTCSLGSALKEKPKPASEHFIAEKMKKAYYLTQKIPDQDFYSSVLDTLTPGDVRVLVETEDEYSRRGQFERVFPSHGSMRYLRFFEQPRYFNILLTQWELKYCSNKQKGLELLKNWCVKGYHAGAGTESAQMWSLPKSFLLQKSDVPSNSFSKLELGKLGALLPAAAEDLGRCREPGPAHNLPLNKCTAGAGQKPTGCLSDAALVL from the exons ATGACTGACTCACTTGTGCCTCATGTGCAATGGCTCTACATGGCCTCTGCAGGACTAGAACGTGCTAATCTGGGCCCCGAACAGGAGAAGAGCATCGGGCTGGAGTCAGGCACCCTCCTGGCAGTGGGAGCTCAGCCACACTGGGCCTGGCACCTCGCTCAGCAGCAGGCGAAACCCATCTGCAATTTGGAGAAGTATGTGAGTGCTCTCCAGAGTggcagcccattgccctcagggATCCCTCTGCAGCagtcctgctgcctgcactCACCCTCACTatgccaggcagcccctgctGAGGATGTGGCCCCAGGTGGGAGCTCGCTGCCCTGCCAGCGCCCCTGCCTCAGACTCAAGCCCCCTGTAGACTTTCCTTTCCAAAGCCCTCCGCAGCCCGGCTCTGCCATGGGAAAGATGATGTCTTCCTTTCTGATggagccctgcctgctgcctgtgctggtggAGGAGCGCTCTGGGACTGGGCTCAAAGGCTCTGCCATCAGCTCAGATCGGGAGGCTTCCAGCTCCTACAGAACAATGCTCAATAACAACTCCTTTCTACAGCCAAGCAGTGCTCAAGTGCCTTTGCTGCAGTCACTGGAGATCAAGAAGGTGACAAACACTCCCAGTTCCCCTACTGCCTCATGGCCCCACTCCAGGGACACTGGAGacagctgccctgggagctTGGTCACTGAGGTGGTAAAAAGCAGGGATCTGGTGTTGGAGCAAACCGCAGTCCCCTCCCTGACCCCCGCGCCCAGCAGTGTGATCCTCGGGAAGGAGCAGTGCTCGTGGGAGGATGCTGAGAGGACACATAGCTTAAGAGAGCAGGAGCTGGCGGTCAGGCTGACAGAGGCTGtgcagcagccagccagccagactGCCTCATGTGCCGGATTTGCACGCCCAGTCCACAGCTCTGGCTTTGGGAACGTGGGCAGCCCGTGCCTCTGGGAGGGCGAGTGGGGACAGCACAGGGTGGCACAGCTCGCCCCGAAAGGAGCTGTGGCTCTGCTGAACCTGGAGCCGGGCAGCCCTGGCCTTCACAGCCACTTGAGCCTTACGGACACCAGTGCTGCCGGTGTCTGCACCGAGCACGTCTCAGACTCTGCCCACTGCTCACCCGTGGCAGAGCCCCCACACCTCGCTGCTGTGTCTGAAGTGGTGACTCGGATGTCCACCATCCGactggagaaagaggagacGTGGGCCCAGGCTGCACTGCCGGGAAAGCTGTG TGTCACTGCTGAGCAATTGCCACTGGAGCTGAGCCATCCTCAGGATGAAGTGGAAGAAGAGCTTCTTGATGGCCTGGATGAGAGCTGCAGTCAGGAGGAGGACGAGGACA GTGACTTGGATGCTTCCTCTGTGGCCGGCATCTCATCCAGAGGCTCCCTGGCTCTTGTGTCCAG GAACTGCATCAagtgcccagcccagcccgATGAGGCTCAGGAGAAAGTGCTCAAACCAGCTCTTGTCTGCAGTTTATTCCCTAATGTGCCTCCAACCATCTACTTCAGTACACGTGATGAGAGAG TGGAAAAGCTGCCTTGGGAGCAGAGGAAGCTGCTGCGATGGAAAATGTGTGCAGTCACACCGAACATAGTGAAGCAAACTGTTGGCAGGTCTCACTTCAGAGTCAGCACAA AAAGCAATGACTGGCTGGGTTGCTGGGGCCACCACATGAAATCCTCCAGCTTCAGAGCCATCAAGGAGCACCAGAAG CTAAACCACTTCCCCGGTTCATTTCAAATCGGGAGAAAGGACCGTCTGTGGCGCAACCTGTTGAAGATGCAGGCTCGCTGTGGCAAGAAGGAGTTCAACTTCTTCCCCCAGTCCTTCATCCTGCCCCAGGACATCAAATTACTCAAGAAAGCATGGGAGGAAGGAGCTAGCCGCCAGAAATGGATTGTGAAACCC cCAGCATCAGCAAGAGGCATTGGTATCCAGGTCATCCACAAATGGAGTCAGCTCCCCAAAAGGAGACCGCTGCTGGTACAGAG GTATCTGCACAAACCCTACCTCATTGGAGGGAAGAAGTTTGACCTGAGGATCTATGTTTACGTCCCTTGCTACGATCCCCTCAGGGTGTACCTGTTCCAGGATGGATTGGTTCGCTTTGCCAGCTGCAA GTACTCCTCCTCAATGAAGAGCCTCAGCAACAAGTTCGTGCACTTGACCAACTACAGCGTGAACAAGAAGAACGCAGAGTACAAGTCCAATTCAGATGAGACTGCTTGTCAGGGACACAAATG GGCACTCAAAGCTCTCTGGAGTTACCTGACCCAGAAGGGAGTTAATAGCGAGGCCATCTGGGAGAAGATTAAGGACATCGTTATCAAAACCATCATCGC ATCCGAGCCCTACGTCAACAGCTTGCTGAAGATGTACGTGCGGCGGCCGTACTGTTGCCATGAGCTGTTTGGGTTTGATATCATGCTGGATGAAAACCTCAAACCCTGGATCTTAGAGGTCAACATTTCCCCAAG cctccacTCCAGCTCCCCACTGGACGTGAGCATCAAGGGCCATATGATCCGGGACCTCCTCAACCTCGCCGGCTTCGttctgcccagcacagccagcgTGGCCTCAGGGTTGCAGACACAGAATGGTTCTACCTGCAG TCTGGGCAGTGCTTTGAAGGAGAAGCCCAAGCCAGCATCTGAGCATTTCATAGCAGAGAAGATGAAGAAGGCCTATTACTTAACGCAGAAGATACCTGACCAG gatttttattcttctgtgtTGGACACGCTGACCCCAGGCGACGTCCGTGTCCTGGTGGAGACGGAGGACGAGTACTCGCGGCGCGGGCAGTTCGAGCGGGTGTTCCCCAGCCACGGCTCCATGCGCTACCTGCGCTTCTTTGAGCAGCCCCGATACTTCAACATCCTGCTCACCCAGTGGGAGCTCAAGTACTGCTCGAACAAACAGAAAG
- the TTLL4 gene encoding tubulin monoglutamylase TTLL4 isoform X4 — MTDSLVPHVQWLYMASAGLERANLGPEQEKSIGLESGTLLAVGAQPHWAWHLAQQQAKPICNLEKYVSALQSGSPLPSGIPLQQSCCLHSPSLCQAAPAEDVAPGGSSLPCQRPCLRLKPPVDFPFQSPPQPGSAMGKMMSSFLMEPCLLPVLVEERSGTGLKGSAISSDREASSSYRTMLNNNSFLQPSSAQVPLLQSLEIKKVTNTPSSPTASWPHSRDTGDSCPGSLVTEVVKSRDLVLEQTAVPSLTPAPSSVILGKEQCSWEDAERTHSLREQELAVRLTEAVQQPASQTASCAGFARPVHSSGFGNVGSPCLWEGEWGQHRVAQLAPKGAVALLNLEPGSPGLHSHLSLTDTSAAGVCTEHVSDSAHCSPVAEPPHLAAVSEVVTRMSTIRLEKEETWAQAALPGKLCVTAEQLPLELSHPQDEVEEELLDGLDESCSQEEDEDSDLDASSVAGISSRGSLALVSRNCIKCPAQPDEAQEKVLKPALVCSLFPNVPPTIYFSTRDERVEKLPWEQRKLLRWKMCAVTPNIVKQTVGRSHFRVSTKSNDWLGCWGHHMKSSSFRAIKEHQKLNHFPGSFQIGRKDRLWRNLLKMQARCGKKEFNFFPQSFILPQDIKLLKKAWEEGASRQKWIVKPPASARGIGIQVIHKWSQLPKRRPLLVQRYLHKPYLIGGKKFDLRIYVYVPCYDPLRVYLFQDGLVRFASCKYSSSMKSLSNKFVHLTNYSVNKKNAEYKSNSDETACQGHKWALKALWSYLTQKGVNSEAIWEKIKDIVIKTIIASEPYVNSLLKMYVRRPYCCHELFGFDIMLDENLKPWILEVNISPSLHSSSPLDVSIKGHMIRDLLNLAGFVLPSTASVASGLQTQNGSTCRIFILLCWTR; from the exons ATGACTGACTCACTTGTGCCTCATGTGCAATGGCTCTACATGGCCTCTGCAGGACTAGAACGTGCTAATCTGGGCCCCGAACAGGAGAAGAGCATCGGGCTGGAGTCAGGCACCCTCCTGGCAGTGGGAGCTCAGCCACACTGGGCCTGGCACCTCGCTCAGCAGCAGGCGAAACCCATCTGCAATTTGGAGAAGTATGTGAGTGCTCTCCAGAGTggcagcccattgccctcagggATCCCTCTGCAGCagtcctgctgcctgcactCACCCTCACTatgccaggcagcccctgctGAGGATGTGGCCCCAGGTGGGAGCTCGCTGCCCTGCCAGCGCCCCTGCCTCAGACTCAAGCCCCCTGTAGACTTTCCTTTCCAAAGCCCTCCGCAGCCCGGCTCTGCCATGGGAAAGATGATGTCTTCCTTTCTGATggagccctgcctgctgcctgtgctggtggAGGAGCGCTCTGGGACTGGGCTCAAAGGCTCTGCCATCAGCTCAGATCGGGAGGCTTCCAGCTCCTACAGAACAATGCTCAATAACAACTCCTTTCTACAGCCAAGCAGTGCTCAAGTGCCTTTGCTGCAGTCACTGGAGATCAAGAAGGTGACAAACACTCCCAGTTCCCCTACTGCCTCATGGCCCCACTCCAGGGACACTGGAGacagctgccctgggagctTGGTCACTGAGGTGGTAAAAAGCAGGGATCTGGTGTTGGAGCAAACCGCAGTCCCCTCCCTGACCCCCGCGCCCAGCAGTGTGATCCTCGGGAAGGAGCAGTGCTCGTGGGAGGATGCTGAGAGGACACATAGCTTAAGAGAGCAGGAGCTGGCGGTCAGGCTGACAGAGGCTGtgcagcagccagccagccagactGCCTCATGTGCCGGATTTGCACGCCCAGTCCACAGCTCTGGCTTTGGGAACGTGGGCAGCCCGTGCCTCTGGGAGGGCGAGTGGGGACAGCACAGGGTGGCACAGCTCGCCCCGAAAGGAGCTGTGGCTCTGCTGAACCTGGAGCCGGGCAGCCCTGGCCTTCACAGCCACTTGAGCCTTACGGACACCAGTGCTGCCGGTGTCTGCACCGAGCACGTCTCAGACTCTGCCCACTGCTCACCCGTGGCAGAGCCCCCACACCTCGCTGCTGTGTCTGAAGTGGTGACTCGGATGTCCACCATCCGactggagaaagaggagacGTGGGCCCAGGCTGCACTGCCGGGAAAGCTGTG TGTCACTGCTGAGCAATTGCCACTGGAGCTGAGCCATCCTCAGGATGAAGTGGAAGAAGAGCTTCTTGATGGCCTGGATGAGAGCTGCAGTCAGGAGGAGGACGAGGACA GTGACTTGGATGCTTCCTCTGTGGCCGGCATCTCATCCAGAGGCTCCCTGGCTCTTGTGTCCAG GAACTGCATCAagtgcccagcccagcccgATGAGGCTCAGGAGAAAGTGCTCAAACCAGCTCTTGTCTGCAGTTTATTCCCTAATGTGCCTCCAACCATCTACTTCAGTACACGTGATGAGAGAG TGGAAAAGCTGCCTTGGGAGCAGAGGAAGCTGCTGCGATGGAAAATGTGTGCAGTCACACCGAACATAGTGAAGCAAACTGTTGGCAGGTCTCACTTCAGAGTCAGCACAA AAAGCAATGACTGGCTGGGTTGCTGGGGCCACCACATGAAATCCTCCAGCTTCAGAGCCATCAAGGAGCACCAGAAG CTAAACCACTTCCCCGGTTCATTTCAAATCGGGAGAAAGGACCGTCTGTGGCGCAACCTGTTGAAGATGCAGGCTCGCTGTGGCAAGAAGGAGTTCAACTTCTTCCCCCAGTCCTTCATCCTGCCCCAGGACATCAAATTACTCAAGAAAGCATGGGAGGAAGGAGCTAGCCGCCAGAAATGGATTGTGAAACCC cCAGCATCAGCAAGAGGCATTGGTATCCAGGTCATCCACAAATGGAGTCAGCTCCCCAAAAGGAGACCGCTGCTGGTACAGAG GTATCTGCACAAACCCTACCTCATTGGAGGGAAGAAGTTTGACCTGAGGATCTATGTTTACGTCCCTTGCTACGATCCCCTCAGGGTGTACCTGTTCCAGGATGGATTGGTTCGCTTTGCCAGCTGCAA GTACTCCTCCTCAATGAAGAGCCTCAGCAACAAGTTCGTGCACTTGACCAACTACAGCGTGAACAAGAAGAACGCAGAGTACAAGTCCAATTCAGATGAGACTGCTTGTCAGGGACACAAATG GGCACTCAAAGCTCTCTGGAGTTACCTGACCCAGAAGGGAGTTAATAGCGAGGCCATCTGGGAGAAGATTAAGGACATCGTTATCAAAACCATCATCGC ATCCGAGCCCTACGTCAACAGCTTGCTGAAGATGTACGTGCGGCGGCCGTACTGTTGCCATGAGCTGTTTGGGTTTGATATCATGCTGGATGAAAACCTCAAACCCTGGATCTTAGAGGTCAACATTTCCCCAAG cctccacTCCAGCTCCCCACTGGACGTGAGCATCAAGGGCCATATGATCCGGGACCTCCTCAACCTCGCCGGCTTCGttctgcccagcacagccagcgTGGCCTCAGGGTTGCAGACACAGAATGGTTCTACCTGCAG gatttttattcttctgtgtTGGACACGCTGA